In Streptomyces dangxiongensis, one DNA window encodes the following:
- a CDS encoding STAS domain-containing protein encodes MPDFTVTVAHDADETVIAAAGELDMSTCPKVAEAIAALPAGNTSLRLDLSGISFMDSMGLNLLLTLRRRLEDSGGRLVLTGVHQQPSGLLRLTGAYSLFDITEAADNLAGSGR; translated from the coding sequence ATGCCCGACTTCACCGTGACAGTCGCCCATGATGCCGACGAAACCGTCATCGCCGCGGCCGGCGAGCTGGACATGAGCACCTGCCCGAAGGTGGCGGAAGCCATCGCGGCCCTGCCCGCCGGCAACACCTCGCTGCGCCTCGATCTGTCCGGCATATCGTTCATGGACTCCATGGGACTCAATCTGCTCCTGACCCTGCGGCGCCGCCTCGAGGACAGCGGAGGCCGCCTGGTGCTGACCGGCGTACACCAGCAGCCGTCCGGCCTGCTCCGCCTGACCGGGGCGTATTCGCTCTTCGACATCACCGAGGCGGCCGACAACCTCGCCGGCTCGGGTCGCTGA
- a CDS encoding RNA polymerase sigma factor SigF — protein sequence MALMSVTATDIRTAGVPEVADPSKVAPRDARELSRLFFEQLAVLEEGTAAYSYARNTLIEMNMSLVRFAAGRFRSRGPEEMEDIVQVGMIGLIKAIDRFELSREAEFTSFAIPYIVGEIKRFFRDTTWAVHVPRRLQEARVQLARATEELRSRLGRTPTVRELSELLSLPEDEVREARLAANGYNSSSLDAALGTSEDGETALQDFIGTEDAALELVEDFHALAPLIAGLNERDRRIIHMRFVEELTQAQIGERLGVSQMHVSRLLSRTLARLREGMLTND from the coding sequence ATGGCGCTCATGAGCGTGACGGCGACGGACATACGGACAGCCGGGGTGCCGGAGGTCGCCGACCCCTCCAAGGTGGCCCCGAGGGACGCCCGCGAGCTGTCGCGGCTGTTCTTCGAGCAGCTAGCGGTGCTGGAGGAGGGCACTGCGGCGTACAGCTACGCCCGTAACACGCTGATCGAGATGAACATGTCCCTGGTCCGCTTCGCGGCCGGCCGGTTCCGCAGCCGGGGGCCGGAGGAGATGGAGGACATCGTCCAGGTCGGCATGATCGGGCTGATCAAGGCGATCGACCGGTTCGAGCTGTCGCGGGAGGCGGAGTTCACCTCGTTCGCCATCCCTTACATCGTGGGGGAGATCAAGCGGTTCTTCCGGGACACCACCTGGGCCGTGCACGTGCCGCGGCGCCTTCAGGAGGCCCGGGTCCAGTTGGCCCGCGCCACGGAGGAACTCCGCAGCCGGCTGGGGCGTACCCCGACGGTCAGGGAGCTGTCGGAGCTGCTGAGCCTGCCCGAGGACGAGGTGCGGGAGGCCCGCCTGGCCGCCAACGGCTACAACTCCTCCTCGCTCGACGCCGCGCTCGGCACCAGCGAGGACGGCGAGACCGCCCTCCAGGACTTCATCGGCACCGAGGACGCGGCCCTGGAGCTGGTGGAGGACTTCCACGCGCTGGCCCCGCTGATCGCCGGACTGAACGAGCGCGACCGGCGAATCATCCACATGCGGTTCGTGGAGGAACTCACCCAGGCCCAGATCGGTGAGCGCCTGGGCGTGTCCCAGATGCACGTCTCCCGGCTGCTGTCCCGCACCCTGGCCCGCCTGCGTGAGGGCATGCTCACCAACGACTGA
- a CDS encoding YciI family protein — MAKYLLLKHYRGAPAPANNVPMHRWTPEEVTAHIRYMQDFAARLEGTGEFVDAQALAPEGTFVRYDGEGRPPVTDGPFAETKDLIAGWMMIDVDSHERAVELAGELSAAPGADGKPIHEWIELRPFMAAPPTITE; from the coding sequence ATGGCCAAGTACCTGCTGCTGAAGCACTACCGCGGCGCTCCGGCTCCGGCCAACAACGTCCCCATGCACCGGTGGACGCCCGAGGAGGTCACGGCGCACATCCGCTACATGCAGGACTTCGCGGCCCGGCTGGAGGGGACCGGCGAGTTCGTCGACGCCCAGGCGCTCGCCCCGGAGGGGACGTTCGTCCGGTACGACGGCGAGGGGCGCCCGCCGGTCACCGACGGGCCGTTCGCCGAGACCAAGGACCTGATCGCCGGCTGGATGATGATCGACGTCGACAGCCACGAGCGCGCCGTCGAGCTGGCCGGGGAGCTGTCGGCCGCCCCCGGGGCGGACGGGAAGCCGATCCACGAGTGGATCGAGCTGCGCCCGTTCATGGCGGCGCCGCCCACCATCACGGAGTGA
- a CDS encoding RNA polymerase sigma factor, with translation MNEALLRSLTPSVLGILVRRGADFAAAEDAVQDALVEAVRVWPADPPRDAKGWLVTVAWRRFLDATRADAARRRREDRVDAEAEAGPTPATDDTLQLYFLCAHPSLTPASAVALTLRAVGGLTTRQIADAYLVPEATMGQRISRAKRTVSGVRFDRPGDVATVLRVLYLVFNEGYSGDVDLSAEAIRLTRQLAAAIDHPEVAGLLALMLLHHARRATRTTPDGSLVPLAEQDRGRWDTASIAEGVGILQAALARDRLGEFQAQAAIAALHADAPTAGETDWVQIVEWYDELTRLTDSPVVRLNRAVAVGEADGPRAGLAALAALDDSLPRHTAVAAYLHERDGDLTTAARLYAEAAGRAPNLAERAHLTRQAARLNARRPH, from the coding sequence ATGAACGAGGCCCTGCTCAGGAGTCTCACACCGAGCGTGCTCGGGATCCTCGTCCGCCGCGGAGCCGACTTCGCGGCGGCCGAGGACGCCGTGCAGGACGCGCTGGTCGAGGCGGTGCGCGTCTGGCCGGCCGACCCGCCGCGGGACGCGAAGGGCTGGCTGGTCACCGTCGCCTGGCGCCGGTTCCTCGACGCGACCCGGGCGGACGCCGCCCGCCGCCGGCGTGAGGACCGCGTCGACGCGGAAGCGGAGGCCGGGCCCACGCCCGCGACGGACGACACCCTCCAGCTCTACTTCCTGTGCGCCCACCCGTCGCTGACGCCGGCGTCCGCGGTCGCGCTCACGCTCCGCGCCGTCGGCGGGCTGACCACCCGCCAGATCGCCGACGCCTACCTGGTGCCCGAGGCGACCATGGGACAGCGGATCAGCCGGGCCAAGCGCACCGTCTCGGGCGTGCGGTTCGACCGGCCCGGTGACGTCGCCACCGTGCTGCGCGTCCTCTACCTGGTCTTCAACGAGGGCTACTCCGGTGACGTCGACCTCTCCGCCGAGGCCATCCGGCTCACCCGGCAGCTCGCGGCCGCGATCGACCACCCCGAGGTGGCGGGACTGCTCGCCCTCATGCTGCTCCACCACGCCCGCCGCGCCACCCGGACCACGCCCGACGGCAGCCTGGTGCCGCTCGCCGAGCAGGACCGCGGCCGGTGGGACACCGCTTCGATCGCCGAGGGCGTCGGTATCCTCCAGGCGGCCCTGGCGCGGGACCGGCTGGGCGAGTTCCAGGCCCAGGCCGCCATCGCGGCACTCCACGCCGACGCGCCCACCGCCGGGGAGACCGACTGGGTGCAGATCGTGGAGTGGTACGACGAGCTGACGCGCCTGACCGACAGTCCGGTCGTCCGGCTCAATCGCGCGGTGGCCGTCGGTGAGGCCGACGGACCGCGCGCCGGCCTGGCGGCACTCGCGGCGCTGGACGACTCGCTGCCCCGCCACACCGCGGTGGCGGCGTACCTCCACGAGCGCGACGGCGACCTGACGACGGCGGCCCGCCTGTACGCCGAGGCGGCCGGCAGGGCACCCAACCTCGCCGAGCGCGCCCACCTGACCCGTCAGGCCGCCCGGCTCAACGCCCGCCGGCCCCACTGA
- a CDS encoding sensor histidine kinase — protein sequence MTTYTTPSSELDRYAAFHHPALFYTTEDDYLKDVGDFVRAEAARGRPRLVAVPDKRLSLLRDALGAEAEDTTWVDMRQAGRNPGRILSMLQEFADRHADRHPSIVGEPIWPGRTPAEAREATRHEALINLAFAGRPATILCPYDTALPEEVLAQAHRTHPVIGSPGHYRHSPAHVDPCEVGRDCDTPLPEPADAVVLPFGERDLGRVRDAARDWAEAAGLSPRRRTDWLLAVNEATGNSVRHGGGHGTLRLWRWDDTLIAETRDRGRLTDPLVGRRRPDPLSPTGGRGVWMMHQLCDLVEIRTLPTGLTVRLHVTAD from the coding sequence ATGACCACGTACACGACACCGTCCTCCGAGCTGGACCGGTACGCGGCCTTCCACCATCCGGCCCTCTTCTACACCACGGAGGACGACTACCTGAAGGACGTCGGGGACTTCGTCCGCGCGGAGGCGGCCCGGGGCCGTCCCCGGCTGGTCGCCGTGCCCGACAAGCGCCTGAGTCTGCTCCGGGACGCCCTCGGCGCGGAGGCCGAGGACACCACCTGGGTCGACATGCGGCAGGCCGGACGCAACCCCGGGCGCATCCTGTCGATGCTCCAGGAGTTCGCCGACCGGCACGCGGACCGGCACCCGTCCATCGTGGGCGAGCCGATCTGGCCGGGCCGTACCCCCGCGGAGGCACGTGAGGCCACCCGCCACGAGGCGCTGATCAACCTGGCGTTCGCCGGACGTCCCGCGACCATACTGTGCCCCTACGACACCGCTCTGCCCGAGGAGGTACTGGCCCAGGCGCACCGGACGCACCCGGTCATCGGCAGCCCCGGCCACTACCGGCACAGTCCGGCGCACGTGGACCCGTGCGAGGTGGGGCGCGACTGCGACACCCCGCTGCCCGAACCGGCGGACGCGGTCGTCCTGCCCTTCGGTGAGCGGGATCTCGGGCGGGTACGCGACGCCGCCAGGGACTGGGCCGAGGCGGCGGGCCTGTCACCGCGGCGGCGCACCGACTGGCTGCTCGCCGTCAACGAGGCCACGGGCAACTCGGTGCGCCACGGCGGAGGACACGGCACCCTGCGGCTGTGGCGCTGGGACGACACCCTGATAGCCGAGACGCGGGACCGCGGCCGGCTCACGGATCCCCTCGTCGGCCGGCGCCGCCCCGACCCGCTCTCCCCCACCGGCGGCCGGGGCGTGTGGATGATGCACCAGCTCTGCGACCTGGTGGAGATCCGGACCCTGCCGACCGGCCTGACCGTGCGCCTGCACGTGACGGCGGACTGA
- a CDS encoding MEDS domain-containing protein, with product MYATSESASGGTAADRHAAVEYSTDAEWAGHLVSFVRAGLDRDEQVRYFADATTPGRVTRTLVDGGIDAPAAVRRGQLVVTTAAETYLAGDRFDPDAMIGLWWQSVRDAAAQGYRGLRAIGEMSWGTREIAGAERLLEYELRIHHEVFERLPLRACCFYDRRRVPADALEVLAAAHLARSGSAACPGEPGLSVAPLAGPPGFRLSGSAGWENRRVTAAAAAALSASPAEDVTLDLSALDHLDVGALTDIARAALRRPSDTPVRLLGGPPALHRLLELFPELGAGTELGAGTETTGR from the coding sequence ATGTACGCCACATCCGAGAGCGCGAGCGGTGGGACCGCGGCGGACCGGCATGCCGCCGTGGAGTACTCGACGGACGCGGAATGGGCCGGCCACCTCGTCAGCTTCGTCCGGGCCGGGCTCGACCGGGACGAACAGGTGCGGTACTTCGCGGACGCCACCACGCCTGGCCGCGTGACGCGCACGCTCGTCGACGGCGGCATCGACGCCCCCGCCGCCGTACGGCGGGGACAGCTCGTGGTGACCACCGCCGCGGAGACCTATCTGGCCGGGGACCGTTTCGACCCCGATGCGATGATCGGTCTGTGGTGGCAGTCCGTGCGGGACGCCGCGGCGCAGGGATACCGAGGACTGCGGGCGATCGGCGAGATGTCCTGGGGCACCCGGGAGATCGCCGGTGCCGAGCGTCTGCTGGAGTACGAGCTGCGCATCCACCACGAGGTCTTCGAGCGGCTGCCCCTGCGGGCCTGCTGCTTCTACGACCGGCGTCGGGTGCCCGCGGACGCCCTGGAGGTGCTGGCGGCGGCCCACCTGGCGCGGTCGGGCTCCGCCGCGTGCCCGGGCGAGCCGGGACTGTCGGTCGCGCCGCTGGCCGGCCCGCCGGGCTTCCGGCTGTCCGGATCGGCCGGCTGGGAGAACCGGCGCGTCACCGCCGCCGCGGCGGCGGCGCTCTCCGCGTCCCCGGCCGAAGACGTCACCCTGGACCTGTCGGCCCTCGACCACCTCGACGTCGGGGCGCTGACGGACATCGCCCGGGCGGCGCTGCGACGCCCCTCGGACACGCCCGTGCGGCTCCTCGGGGGCCCGCCCGCGCTCCACCGTCTGCTGGAACTCTTCCCGGAGCTGGGCGCCGGCACAGAGCTGGGCGCCGGCACAGAGACGACGGGCCGATGA
- a CDS encoding STAS domain-containing protein, translating into MSPLKITVRGAATGPVVEISGDLDYSSATELRETLPTLALRPGGRLVLDLARMTFCDSSGITALIAARNHALDAGADMALAAVPAHTLRILHIVGLDQIFPLLPSSDSDSGSENAALS; encoded by the coding sequence ATGAGCCCGCTCAAGATCACCGTCCGAGGCGCCGCGACCGGCCCAGTCGTGGAGATCAGCGGCGACCTGGACTACAGCAGCGCCACCGAGCTGCGTGAAACGCTCCCCACGCTCGCCCTGCGACCCGGCGGGCGCCTCGTCCTGGACCTGGCCCGCATGACGTTCTGCGACTCCAGCGGCATCACCGCCCTGATCGCCGCCCGCAACCACGCCCTCGACGCCGGCGCGGACATGGCGCTCGCCGCCGTCCCCGCCCACACCCTGCGCATCCTGCACATCGTCGGCCTCGACCAGATCTTCCCCCTCCTCCCCAGCAGCGACAGCGACAGCGGCAGCGAGAACGCGGCCCTGTCCTGA
- a CDS encoding PP2C family protein-serine/threonine phosphatase, whose product MCRTGQQPDPYETGDDKAPDAAFAALLEDSAEELYESAPCGYLSTLMDGTIAKINTTLLDWLRLEREAVVGRMRFSDLLTVGGKLYHETHFAPLLRMQGEISGIALEIKQADGGRIPVLVSSLVKQGSTGEPLLIRTTVFDARDRRAYEEELLRGRKVAEAARKQAEADRARLQDALAVLQQSLLPDALPPVPGMEAAAYYHTASPDRLGGDFYDVFPIGGERYAFFLGDVCGKGPQAASVTSLTRYTLRATALHDSDPVAALSTLNKVLHERYSDSGDPRYCTAVFGTLEPDPATGRVTVQLASGGHPPVVVLRSDGATDFLPTPGGLLVGVLPAARFVTASTTLAPGDTLLLYTDGLTEARTGEDRTGLYGDEALLAFAAGHAGKSPQAVIEALAGLLDSFGDGLDDDTALLALGVPAPGPWTDDAR is encoded by the coding sequence ATGTGCCGCACCGGGCAGCAGCCCGACCCCTACGAAACCGGTGACGACAAGGCGCCGGACGCCGCCTTCGCCGCCCTGCTGGAGGACAGCGCCGAGGAACTGTACGAGAGCGCGCCCTGCGGGTACCTGTCCACACTGATGGACGGCACCATCGCGAAGATCAACACCACGCTGCTGGACTGGCTGCGCCTGGAGCGGGAGGCGGTGGTGGGCCGGATGCGGTTCAGCGATCTGCTGACCGTGGGCGGCAAGCTTTACCACGAGACGCACTTCGCGCCACTGCTGCGGATGCAGGGCGAGATCAGCGGCATCGCCCTGGAGATCAAGCAGGCCGACGGCGGTCGCATCCCGGTGCTGGTCTCCTCCCTGGTCAAACAGGGCAGCACGGGTGAGCCGCTGTTGATCCGCACCACCGTCTTCGACGCCCGGGACCGCCGCGCCTACGAGGAGGAACTCCTGCGCGGCCGGAAGGTCGCCGAAGCGGCGCGCAAGCAGGCGGAGGCCGACAGGGCCCGGCTCCAGGACGCACTCGCCGTGCTCCAGCAGTCGCTGCTGCCCGACGCGCTGCCTCCCGTGCCCGGGATGGAAGCGGCCGCCTACTACCACACCGCGTCCCCCGACCGGCTCGGCGGCGACTTCTACGACGTCTTCCCCATCGGCGGCGAGCGCTACGCCTTCTTCCTCGGCGACGTGTGCGGCAAAGGCCCCCAGGCCGCCTCGGTGACCTCGCTGACCCGCTACACCCTGCGCGCCACAGCCCTGCACGACTCCGACCCCGTCGCCGCCCTGTCGACGCTGAACAAGGTACTGCACGAGCGTTACTCCGACAGCGGCGACCCGCGTTACTGCACCGCCGTCTTCGGCACGCTCGAACCCGATCCCGCCACCGGGCGGGTCACCGTCCAGTTGGCCTCGGGCGGTCATCCGCCGGTCGTCGTCCTGCGTTCCGACGGCGCAACCGACTTCCTGCCCACCCCGGGCGGTCTCCTCGTCGGCGTCCTCCCCGCCGCGCGCTTCGTCACCGCCTCCACCACCCTGGCCCCCGGCGACACCCTCCTGCTCTACACCGACGGCCTCACCGAAGCCCGTACCGGCGAGGACCGGACCGGCCTCTACGGGGACGAGGCGCTGCTCGCCTTCGCCGCCGGCCACGCGGGAAAGTCCCCGCAGGCCGTCATCGAAGCCCTGGCCGGACTGCTGGACAGCTTCGGCGACGGCCTCGACGACGACACCGCTCTGCTCGCGCTCGGCGTCCCCGCGCCCGGCCCCTGGACCGATGACGCACGATGA
- a CDS encoding alpha/beta fold hydrolase, with protein sequence MDIGRRNNVTITGNPQGPTVVLAHGFGCDQNMWRLTVPALADDYRVVLFDYVGAGRSDASAFSEDRYASLDGYARDVVEVCEELDLRDATFVGHSVSAMIGVLAAAAAPERIGALVMVAPSPRYIDDEGYRGGFSADDIDELLGSLESNYLGWSAVMAPVIMGNADRPELGEELKNSFCATDPDMARVFARTTFLSDSRSDLKSVRVPTLVLECTQDAIAPREVGAFVHQAIPGSTLVTLDATGHCPHLSAPEATNKALTEFLAGLR encoded by the coding sequence ATGGATATCGGTCGCAGGAACAACGTCACCATCACCGGCAACCCGCAGGGCCCGACGGTGGTGCTGGCCCACGGGTTCGGCTGTGACCAGAACATGTGGCGGCTCACGGTGCCCGCCCTGGCCGACGATTACCGGGTGGTGCTGTTCGACTACGTCGGCGCGGGCCGCTCGGACGCGTCCGCGTTCTCGGAGGACCGCTACGCCTCACTGGACGGGTACGCCCGGGACGTGGTGGAGGTGTGCGAGGAGCTCGACCTGCGCGACGCGACGTTCGTGGGGCACTCGGTCAGCGCGATGATCGGGGTCCTGGCCGCCGCGGCGGCTCCCGAGCGCATCGGGGCGCTGGTCATGGTCGCGCCGTCCCCGCGGTACATCGACGACGAGGGGTACCGCGGCGGCTTCAGCGCCGATGACATCGACGAGCTGCTGGGGTCGCTGGAGTCGAACTACCTCGGCTGGTCGGCGGTGATGGCACCGGTGATCATGGGGAACGCGGACCGGCCGGAACTGGGTGAGGAGCTGAAGAACAGCTTCTGCGCCACCGACCCGGACATGGCGCGCGTCTTCGCCCGGACCACCTTCCTGTCGGACTCGCGGAGCGACCTGAAGAGCGTGCGGGTGCCGACGCTGGTGCTGGAGTGCACCCAGGACGCCATCGCGCCTCGCGAGGTCGGCGCCTTCGTCCACCAGGCGATTCCCGGTTCGACGCTGGTCACGCTCGACGCGACCGGGCACTGCCCGCACCTGTCCGCGCCCGAGGCCACCAACAAAGCGCTCACCGAGTTCCTGGCGGGCCTGCGGTGA
- a CDS encoding NADP-dependent oxidoreductase yields MRAVVVERWGGPENLVEREVERPEPGLNEVLVRVHAAGVNPVDWKTRAGGALIEWGAVPAVGWDVSGTVETVGPGVGVLRPGDEVFGMPLFPRQAGAYAEYVVAPARHLAPKPASLTHVEAAALPLAALTAWQALVDTADVRPGERVLVHAAAGGVGHLAVQIAKARGAYVIGTASAGKHGLVRELGADEVVDYRAVRFEDVVSDIDVVLDGLGGETAERSLRVLRAGGRLITLPGPDDVPAAVEDGVRAVWMLVEPDHLGLREIAALVERGALRPVVDTVVPLAQAAKAHEIGERGRTTGKIVLTVA; encoded by the coding sequence ATGCGTGCGGTGGTCGTGGAGCGGTGGGGTGGACCGGAGAACCTGGTCGAGCGTGAGGTCGAGCGCCCGGAGCCGGGACTGAACGAGGTCCTGGTGCGCGTCCACGCGGCCGGGGTGAACCCGGTGGACTGGAAGACCCGGGCCGGCGGTGCCCTGATCGAGTGGGGTGCCGTGCCGGCGGTCGGCTGGGACGTCTCCGGCACGGTCGAGACCGTCGGCCCCGGTGTGGGCGTGCTGCGTCCCGGTGACGAGGTCTTCGGCATGCCGCTGTTCCCGCGCCAGGCGGGCGCCTACGCCGAGTACGTGGTGGCGCCGGCCCGGCACCTCGCCCCCAAGCCGGCGAGCCTGACGCACGTGGAGGCGGCGGCGCTGCCGCTCGCCGCGCTGACCGCCTGGCAGGCGCTGGTGGACACGGCGGACGTGCGTCCCGGCGAGCGGGTGCTGGTGCACGCGGCGGCCGGCGGGGTCGGCCATCTCGCGGTGCAGATCGCCAAGGCCCGCGGCGCGTACGTCATCGGCACCGCCAGCGCCGGCAAGCACGGCCTGGTGCGTGAGCTGGGCGCGGACGAGGTGGTCGACTACCGGGCCGTACGGTTCGAGGACGTGGTGTCCGACATCGACGTGGTGCTGGACGGACTCGGCGGGGAGACCGCCGAGCGTTCCCTGCGGGTGCTGCGGGCCGGCGGCCGGCTGATCACCCTGCCCGGCCCGGACGACGTCCCCGCCGCCGTGGAGGACGGGGTGCGGGCGGTGTGGATGCTGGTCGAGCCGGACCACCTCGGCCTGCGCGAGATCGCCGCCCTGGTGGAGCGCGGCGCGCTGCGGCCGGTGGTCGACACGGTCGTACCGCTGGCACAGGCCGCGAAGGCGCACGAGATCGGCGAACGGGGCCGCACCACCGGCAAGATCGTCCTGACGGTCGCCTGA